The following proteins are encoded in a genomic region of Gimesia sp.:
- a CDS encoding tripartite tricarboxylate transporter substrate-binding protein, translating into MDAIQTTVVQLFTPLSLTLIVVGTSLGIFVGAIPGLTGAMLIALTLPLTFTLDPQLAMTLLVSMYVGSISGGLITGTLLRMPGTPASVMTTLDGYPMSQQGQPGRALGLGIYASLVGGLISCVFLVCLSAPIARWSTQLGPFEYFSLVLMALVLIASIDGASLTRSLFSGTLGILAAMPGISAATGEVRLTFGFTPLNGGFKLLPVLIGLFAINQVLRDIANIDQKIPRVSATHRGLLLTFADWKDQWVNMMRSSLIGTFIGILPGIGANIGSIAAYSAARNSSKTPEQFGSGSAEGIIASEAANNATVGGALIPLVAMGIPGSVIDAILLGALVLHGLQPGPRLFSDHPELVHTIMGTYFLANLVMFAVMIASVGFLAKLVRFPRPYLLPIILTFCIAGAFALSNRMFDVWVMLGFGLLGLVLERNRIPLAPFVIGFVLGPIAEENLSAGLMSSQGNWLPIFARPISLLFVVISALLLIVPLVRQFRKKRDSKQESLKDDESKEKTITDQSGTCCENGEQHSHSVWSRFGLPVWHTTAVLSIMGMLVFLYSGFFTNQQGLTQFPQRPIQAVVPFSAGGGTDLFARIIQKSITEDKLLKQPVVIINQPGGSGTIGSRYVKQARADGYKILCNHEGIITSKYSGKVNFGPEAFEPIAQTGEINLVVAVQQNAPYQNLAELLQYAEKHPGELQFGTNFGALAHFAAKKIEQASGGEYFNYVQSGDGQKRYTMLIGDHINATIFSLAEFLTYQGDGKIRALAVLSDKRQSALPDVATAREQQIDAVVGNSFYWWAPKGTPQERIDQLADVLEQAMQSDSVRNRLQVLSIAPVFYRGEKLNEHISQSEKKFSELVTGSTVQLPDFPFYIIMATLLLVSMIVVQGIFLRQTPSTIRPSSSKPRIWLAVCCFVMLCCYVLVLEQSWLNYWLATALMIAVTGGTMAKWKPSYLPVLIELALLTGLGTEIVFTSVFSVVLP; encoded by the coding sequence ATGGATGCGATTCAAACTACCGTTGTTCAATTATTTACGCCTCTCAGCCTGACGCTGATTGTTGTGGGAACATCGCTTGGCATTTTCGTGGGGGCGATTCCCGGGTTAACCGGTGCCATGTTGATCGCACTCACGTTGCCGTTGACGTTTACGCTCGATCCTCAACTGGCGATGACGTTGTTGGTGAGTATGTATGTGGGGTCCATCAGCGGCGGCTTAATTACCGGCACACTTCTGCGAATGCCCGGCACACCCGCCTCTGTGATGACTACCCTGGATGGTTACCCCATGTCGCAACAGGGACAGCCCGGCCGTGCGCTGGGGCTGGGGATTTATGCTTCTCTGGTGGGTGGTTTAATTTCCTGTGTGTTTTTGGTCTGCTTGTCTGCCCCGATTGCCCGCTGGTCAACACAACTGGGACCTTTTGAGTATTTCTCGCTGGTACTGATGGCCCTGGTGTTGATCGCGTCCATTGATGGTGCATCGCTGACACGCTCACTCTTCTCGGGAACATTGGGAATATTGGCGGCCATGCCGGGGATTTCCGCAGCCACAGGCGAAGTGCGACTCACATTCGGGTTCACTCCTCTTAATGGTGGATTCAAGTTGTTGCCCGTTTTAATTGGATTATTTGCGATCAATCAGGTGCTGCGCGACATTGCGAATATTGACCAGAAAATTCCGCGTGTCTCGGCAACTCACAGGGGCTTGCTGCTGACTTTCGCAGATTGGAAAGATCAATGGGTGAATATGATGAGGTCTTCTCTGATTGGGACCTTTATTGGCATTCTTCCCGGCATTGGTGCCAACATCGGTTCGATCGCCGCTTATTCCGCTGCCAGAAACAGTTCTAAGACTCCGGAACAATTCGGTTCCGGTTCTGCAGAGGGAATTATTGCTTCCGAAGCAGCCAATAATGCGACTGTCGGAGGCGCTTTAATTCCACTCGTGGCGATGGGCATCCCCGGCAGTGTGATCGATGCCATTTTGCTCGGCGCATTAGTTCTACATGGATTGCAACCGGGGCCGCGATTATTCAGCGACCATCCCGAACTCGTGCATACGATTATGGGAACCTATTTTCTGGCAAACCTGGTCATGTTTGCGGTGATGATTGCATCCGTCGGTTTCCTGGCAAAACTGGTGCGGTTCCCACGCCCTTATTTGTTGCCCATTATTCTCACCTTTTGCATTGCCGGAGCATTTGCGTTGTCGAACCGCATGTTCGATGTCTGGGTGATGCTTGGTTTCGGGCTGCTGGGACTGGTATTAGAACGAAACCGAATCCCACTGGCACCCTTTGTCATTGGTTTTGTGTTAGGTCCGATTGCGGAAGAAAATCTGTCCGCCGGGCTCATGTCATCGCAGGGGAACTGGTTGCCGATCTTCGCCCGTCCCATTTCTTTACTCTTTGTCGTCATCTCTGCCTTATTACTCATTGTGCCGCTCGTGCGTCAGTTCCGGAAAAAACGAGACAGCAAACAAGAGTCCTTGAAAGACGATGAATCCAAAGAGAAGACTATCACCGATCAGTCAGGAACATGTTGTGAGAATGGGGAGCAGCATTCGCACTCAGTCTGGAGTCGATTTGGTTTACCAGTCTGGCATACGACTGCGGTGCTGTCGATTATGGGCATGCTCGTCTTTTTGTATTCCGGCTTCTTCACGAATCAACAGGGGCTGACACAATTTCCGCAACGCCCCATTCAGGCTGTTGTGCCATTTTCTGCAGGAGGCGGCACGGACCTGTTTGCCAGAATCATTCAAAAGTCAATCACCGAGGACAAGCTGCTGAAACAACCTGTCGTCATCATCAATCAGCCCGGAGGCAGTGGAACGATTGGGAGCCGCTATGTCAAACAGGCGCGGGCTGATGGGTACAAAATACTCTGTAACCATGAAGGGATTATTACATCGAAATACTCCGGCAAAGTGAACTTTGGCCCGGAGGCCTTCGAGCCGATTGCCCAGACGGGAGAGATCAATCTGGTGGTTGCCGTGCAGCAAAATGCCCCGTACCAAAATCTGGCTGAGCTGTTGCAGTATGCTGAGAAACATCCTGGTGAACTTCAATTTGGAACCAATTTCGGGGCCCTCGCCCATTTCGCTGCCAAAAAGATAGAACAGGCATCGGGGGGCGAATATTTTAATTATGTGCAATCGGGAGATGGGCAAAAGCGATATACGATGCTCATTGGAGATCACATCAATGCCACCATTTTTTCGCTGGCAGAATTTCTGACCTATCAGGGAGATGGGAAGATTCGCGCCTTGGCAGTCTTGTCTGACAAGAGGCAATCCGCCCTGCCGGACGTTGCAACGGCTCGCGAACAGCAGATCGATGCCGTGGTGGGTAACTCGTTTTACTGGTGGGCACCCAAAGGGACTCCGCAAGAGCGAATTGATCAGCTGGCAGATGTACTGGAACAGGCGATGCAATCTGATTCTGTACGGAATCGTTTGCAGGTGTTGTCGATTGCACCAGTGTTTTATCGGGGTGAGAAACTAAATGAGCATATCAGCCAGAGTGAGAAGAAATTTAGCGAACTGGTTACCGGCTCAACAGTTCAACTGCCTGATTTTCCTTTCTATATTATCATGGCAACTCTCTTATTGGTGAGCATGATTGTCGTGCAGGGAATCTTTCTCAGACAAACACCGTCAACAATTCGTCCCTCAAGCAGCAAGCCGCGCATCTGGCTGGCCGTTTGTTGTTTTGTAATGCTGTGCTGCTATGTGCTGGTGTTAGAGCAGAGCTGGCTCAATTACTGGCTGGCGACCGCATTGATGATTGCAGTCACGGGAGGAACTATGGCAAAATGGAAACCGAGCTATTTGCCAGTTCTCATCGAACTCGCTTTGTTGACTGGTCTGGGAACAGAAATTGTGTTCACATCAGTGTTTTCTGTTGTACTACCGTAA
- a CDS encoding mechanosensitive ion channel domain-containing protein, which translates to MNTQHSSGTAQQTRKEKPLVEVDDIFSSSRTNQGISSPIRNKWDNQIKPARSSTKTQDPFGGPPTLKSDVPKAHFNTADNVPKSILQMSHTQSAKDNKAEGSPQGEKGTEEVPAQQKSILQDELTVNKINEIIKNLESSESVDSQKKTEYLAYLNQAIKWLENAKEYQAKTVQFEAEIKQAPELLKQLKEKLETEVEVTKIELKADATLAQLEQQLGQAKDALKAAQAKLVQAEKDLNSKDRTNRKTELAKLKEGTKSQLEKIKTELTPASSESSSEQQAYVIGIENKARQAALKQQLLMIDAEINRSDALVELFPVKRDLAKREVSQAEKLVEKHQVIVNDFRSSESKRQAAEARTAASNAHPAVREYAEKNVLLAESRTKLTKSIELVSGPAGYLLSVQEKLTKLKEDFKSVKQKIEVYGMTPTIGLLLRNRRDHLPAIEIHKQRIVFSEQEMQAAQVALLELENDRSQLGDYEKTIEQTLVDLDVDSDQVHPQQLEKIVRELIKDRRQYLDSLILDYHTYHDNLSNLELVSRELIEETTSYRSYIDEQILWIPSANQLGKAEFTKSYDALASFLKPQSWYDVYKSTTRNAQDYPVASLFLILTCILLIVSRKRLQGWLEESGQRVQDENHLSFIPTFRAFIITVFLAAVGPLMFWCVGWWMSLNQNATDLVLGLADAFTSVAIFYFVIELFRMICREGGLADKHFGWPQASLAPLSRNLNRFSFLALPTLFIVSMLTRHHSGEWQNSLGRISFLAGLGILGFYLHISLRPGKGAIPQAFASSGNLWGHRFRFVTYLFGVGFTITLASLLYMGYVYTANQLLQRMWLVVCFLLALLLIQELLTRLLLVVWNRMRQQKLLRLRIKKSKLKSDMPDNVAVDDSAHELENVGKQLSQLVRGAAFLTFLCCNWFVWSDVLPALQIFDRVELWNITEMSNQQMQTADGKTITEQVPQIVPITLADLFLSIIAILGTYVATKTLPGLLEISILGRLPIDTAMRHVIIMVSRYIVSLAGFILACHLVGIKWSSVQWLAAAMTVGLGFGLQEIFANLVSGLIILFEQPIRIGDTVTVNGVTGTVTRMQIRATTVTDYDRKESIIPNKRFITEDVVNWTLSDPITRFVIPVGISYDCDPSTARELLLKVARNHPLVLNEPRTTALFKGFGDSTLDLELRVFIGKRDDYSIVLHDLNVAIKQVFQEAGIEIAFPQQDLHIRTFTDSVSFEAAEQSSQNKKNAAPDMTAHREDGLADAA; encoded by the coding sequence GTGAATACTCAACATTCATCCGGTACGGCACAGCAGACCAGGAAAGAAAAACCTCTGGTTGAGGTTGATGATATTTTTAGCAGTTCACGGACCAATCAAGGTATCTCATCACCGATCAGGAACAAGTGGGACAATCAAATCAAACCCGCGCGTTCAAGTACAAAAACGCAAGATCCATTCGGAGGCCCTCCGACTCTGAAGAGCGATGTTCCCAAAGCGCATTTTAATACAGCCGATAATGTTCCCAAATCAATCCTGCAAATGAGTCACACCCAGTCTGCCAAAGATAACAAGGCTGAGGGATCCCCGCAGGGAGAGAAAGGGACTGAAGAAGTTCCGGCACAGCAGAAATCCATCCTGCAGGATGAGTTGACTGTAAACAAGATCAACGAAATCATCAAAAATCTTGAAAGTTCGGAATCTGTAGACAGCCAGAAAAAGACTGAATATCTCGCCTACTTAAACCAGGCAATCAAATGGCTTGAAAATGCCAAAGAGTATCAGGCTAAGACAGTTCAGTTTGAAGCCGAGATCAAGCAGGCTCCGGAATTACTCAAGCAGTTAAAAGAAAAGCTCGAGACAGAGGTTGAAGTCACCAAGATTGAGCTTAAGGCAGATGCCACACTCGCTCAGCTTGAACAGCAGTTAGGGCAAGCCAAAGACGCTTTAAAAGCGGCTCAGGCCAAACTGGTTCAGGCAGAAAAAGATTTGAACTCGAAGGACCGTACGAATCGCAAAACCGAACTGGCTAAATTAAAAGAAGGCACTAAAAGTCAGCTGGAGAAAATAAAAACCGAATTAACTCCTGCCAGCAGCGAGTCATCTTCTGAACAACAAGCTTATGTGATTGGCATTGAGAATAAGGCCCGCCAGGCGGCGTTAAAGCAACAGCTTTTGATGATTGATGCCGAGATCAATCGATCTGATGCCTTAGTCGAATTGTTCCCTGTAAAACGTGATCTCGCCAAACGCGAGGTTTCGCAAGCAGAAAAACTGGTTGAGAAGCACCAGGTGATTGTGAACGATTTCCGTTCCTCTGAATCAAAAAGACAGGCAGCAGAAGCGAGAACAGCAGCCAGCAATGCCCATCCGGCAGTTCGGGAATATGCAGAAAAAAATGTTCTGCTGGCTGAAAGTCGAACGAAACTGACTAAGAGTATTGAACTCGTCTCGGGTCCTGCAGGCTATCTTTTGAGCGTTCAGGAAAAGTTGACGAAATTAAAAGAGGACTTCAAGTCAGTCAAACAGAAGATCGAAGTGTATGGGATGACCCCAACCATTGGTTTGCTGCTCAGAAACCGTCGAGACCATTTACCCGCCATTGAAATTCATAAACAGAGAATTGTTTTCAGTGAACAGGAAATGCAAGCTGCACAAGTAGCACTTCTTGAATTAGAAAATGATCGATCACAGTTAGGCGATTATGAAAAGACCATTGAGCAGACACTGGTTGACCTCGATGTCGACTCAGACCAGGTACATCCTCAGCAACTTGAAAAAATTGTCCGAGAACTGATTAAAGATCGCCGTCAATATCTGGACAGCCTGATTCTGGACTATCATACCTACCACGACAATCTCAGTAATCTCGAATTAGTGTCGCGCGAGTTGATTGAGGAAACAACATCGTATCGGAGTTATATTGACGAACAGATCTTATGGATCCCCAGTGCAAATCAACTTGGCAAAGCAGAGTTTACCAAGAGCTATGATGCATTGGCATCTTTTTTAAAGCCTCAAAGCTGGTATGACGTCTATAAAAGCACGACTCGCAATGCGCAAGATTATCCTGTTGCCAGTTTATTTCTGATACTGACCTGCATCCTGTTAATTGTAAGTCGAAAACGTCTGCAAGGATGGCTGGAAGAGTCAGGGCAGCGCGTTCAGGATGAAAATCATCTCTCGTTTATCCCCACGTTCCGGGCATTTATCATCACAGTATTCCTGGCCGCCGTGGGGCCGTTGATGTTCTGGTGCGTAGGCTGGTGGATGTCACTCAATCAAAACGCCACGGACCTGGTTCTTGGTCTGGCAGATGCATTCACATCGGTTGCCATATTTTATTTTGTGATCGAATTATTTCGAATGATTTGTCGCGAAGGTGGTCTGGCAGACAAGCATTTTGGCTGGCCTCAAGCCAGTCTGGCTCCATTATCCCGAAACTTAAATCGCTTCAGTTTCTTAGCACTCCCGACTTTGTTCATCGTCAGTATGCTGACCCGTCATCATAGTGGAGAGTGGCAGAATTCATTGGGACGTATTTCCTTTTTAGCCGGCCTAGGAATTCTTGGGTTTTACCTGCACATTTCGTTGAGACCAGGCAAGGGTGCTATTCCTCAAGCATTTGCAAGCTCAGGCAATTTATGGGGACATCGCTTTCGGTTTGTAACTTATCTATTTGGGGTTGGCTTCACAATCACATTAGCTTCACTGCTTTATATGGGATACGTTTACACAGCGAACCAGCTGTTGCAGCGAATGTGGCTGGTTGTCTGTTTCCTGCTGGCACTGTTGTTGATTCAGGAACTCTTGACGAGACTCTTGCTGGTTGTCTGGAATCGAATGCGACAGCAGAAACTTCTCAGACTCAGAATTAAAAAGTCAAAATTAAAATCAGATATGCCTGATAATGTAGCCGTTGATGATTCAGCACATGAACTGGAGAATGTTGGCAAACAATTGAGTCAACTGGTGAGAGGGGCAGCGTTTCTGACGTTTCTCTGTTGTAACTGGTTTGTCTGGTCTGATGTCTTACCCGCATTACAGATATTCGATCGCGTTGAGCTCTGGAATATTACTGAAATGTCAAATCAGCAGATGCAGACTGCGGATGGCAAAACCATTACTGAGCAGGTCCCACAGATTGTTCCCATTACTTTGGCCGATTTGTTTTTGAGTATCATTGCCATTCTCGGCACTTATGTTGCGACAAAAACACTCCCGGGCTTATTGGAAATTTCTATCCTGGGGCGATTGCCTATCGATACTGCGATGCGGCATGTCATCATCATGGTAAGTCGTTATATCGTTAGTTTGGCAGGGTTTATTCTGGCCTGCCATTTAGTCGGGATCAAATGGTCCAGTGTGCAATGGCTGGCTGCTGCGATGACAGTTGGACTTGGCTTTGGTTTACAGGAGATCTTCGCGAACTTGGTTTCAGGTTTAATCATTCTCTTTGAGCAACCGATTCGAATTGGAGATACAGTGACCGTTAACGGAGTCACCGGTACAGTGACGCGAATGCAAATCCGTGCCACAACCGTTACCGATTATGATCGTAAAGAATCAATTATCCCCAATAAACGATTCATCACCGAAGACGTAGTCAACTGGACTCTATCTGATCCTATTACGCGTTTTGTGATTCCTGTTGGCATCTCATACGACTGTGACCCATCGACTGCGAGGGAGCTGTTGTTGAAAGTCGCGAGAAACCATCCACTCGTTTTGAATGAACCTCGCACGACTGCACTTTTCAAGGGATTCGGTGACAGCACACTTGATCTGGAATTGCGTGTTTTCATTGGAAAGAGAGACGACTATTCAATCGTCTTGCACGATTTGAATGTTGCTATCAAACAGGTATTTCAGGAGGCTGGTATTGAAATTGCATTTCCGCAACAGGATTTGCACATTCGCACATTTACAGATTCCGTTTCTTTTGAAGCAGCCGAACAAAGTTCGCAGAATAAGAAAAATGCTGCACCAGACATGACAGCACATAGAGAAGACGGTCTGGCAGATGCGGCATAA
- a CDS encoding sulfatase-like hydrolase/transferase: MTRPNILWYCTDQQRFDTIGALGNAYVKTPVVDSLVAEGVAFTHAYCQSPICTPSRASFMSGLYPSRLHNTRNGNDTFPDWPPLISKFIAESGYLCGLIGKFHLVSAGHRVEPRLDDGFTVWQHSHAPRDDWPAGTHDYADWVRAQGKSLDDMRNSKEHVDPEYHQTKWASDRAIEFIEQDHQQPWLLNINVYDPHPPFTPPEKYANMFDPTAMPGPHYEQSDQATQELLSQVDFQPVTTSTEISELKKIQALYYAMIAQIDDQFARILNVLESTGQRDNTVIIFTSDHGETLGDHGLVQKGCRFYEGLIRVPLIFSWPGHLVANQRATGLVELLDLSATLLDLTGVPIPDYHQGQSLLPVLTGEQTGAHIRDSVRCEYFDALDPFFTGGEGSFATMYRDDRYKLSLYHDKALGELYDLQTDPWEHNNLWDDPAHQAAKHELILASFNSHVVLTTDVGSRRIAPM; the protein is encoded by the coding sequence ATGACGCGCCCTAATATTTTATGGTACTGCACCGACCAGCAACGGTTTGACACGATTGGTGCACTGGGGAACGCGTATGTGAAAACGCCCGTGGTTGATTCACTCGTGGCAGAGGGTGTCGCCTTTACCCATGCATATTGCCAAAGTCCCATCTGTACGCCCAGCCGGGCGAGTTTTATGAGCGGGTTGTACCCCTCGCGTTTACACAATACCAGAAATGGCAATGACACCTTTCCTGACTGGCCTCCCCTGATCAGCAAGTTCATCGCCGAGAGTGGTTACCTGTGCGGGTTGATTGGAAAATTTCATTTAGTGAGTGCCGGCCATCGCGTAGAACCTCGGCTGGATGATGGGTTCACAGTCTGGCAGCACAGCCATGCTCCGCGTGATGACTGGCCTGCAGGCACACACGATTATGCCGACTGGGTGCGTGCTCAGGGAAAAAGCCTGGATGATATGCGAAACAGCAAAGAGCATGTGGACCCCGAATATCATCAGACAAAGTGGGCCTCTGATCGGGCGATCGAATTTATCGAACAGGATCATCAACAACCCTGGTTGCTGAATATCAATGTCTATGACCCACATCCCCCGTTTACGCCTCCTGAAAAATATGCAAACATGTTCGACCCGACCGCGATGCCCGGTCCCCATTATGAACAGTCTGACCAGGCCACTCAGGAACTGCTTTCTCAAGTTGATTTTCAACCTGTCACGACCTCAACGGAAATCAGTGAGCTGAAAAAAATACAGGCACTGTATTATGCCATGATTGCTCAGATTGACGATCAGTTTGCGCGGATCCTGAACGTGTTGGAATCTACAGGACAGCGAGACAATACGGTCATCATTTTCACTTCAGACCATGGTGAGACGTTGGGAGATCATGGGCTGGTACAGAAGGGATGTCGTTTTTATGAAGGGTTGATCCGGGTCCCATTGATTTTCTCCTGGCCGGGACACCTTGTGGCCAACCAGCGGGCCACCGGGCTTGTGGAATTACTCGATCTTTCTGCCACCTTACTCGATTTAACGGGGGTTCCCATCCCTGACTATCATCAGGGGCAGAGCCTGCTCCCGGTACTCACGGGCGAACAGACGGGCGCACATATTCGTGATAGTGTTCGCTGTGAATATTTTGACGCACTCGATCCGTTTTTTACGGGCGGGGAGGGTAGTTTTGCGACCATGTATCGCGACGACCGCTATAAATTATCTCTGTATCACGACAAGGCTTTAGGCGAGCTATACGATTTGCAAACGGACCCCTGGGAACACAACAACCTCTGGGACGACCCGGCACATCAGGCTGCCAAACACGAGTTAATCTTAGCGAGCTTTAACAGCCATGTCGTCTTAACAACCGATGTGGGCTCCAGGCGGATTGCTCCGATGTGA